In Streptomyces sp. NBC_00483, a single window of DNA contains:
- a CDS encoding SsgA family sporulation/cell division regulator, with translation MRESVQAVQAEVMMSFLVSEELSFRIPVELRYESTDPYAVRLTFHLPGDAPVTWAFGRELLVDGVNGASGEGDVQVTPVERVGGAVGEMPGEVHIRLQVGADQALFRAGVAPLVAFLDRTDRLVPLGQEETGADFESDLDEALDRILAEEQSAG, from the coding sequence ATGCGCGAGTCCGTACAAGCAGTCCAAGCAGAGGTCATGATGAGCTTCCTCGTCTCCGAGGAGCTCTCGTTCCGCATTCCGGTGGAGCTCCGGTACGAGTCCACCGATCCGTACGCCGTGCGGCTGACCTTCCATCTCCCCGGAGACGCGCCCGTGACCTGGGCGTTCGGCCGGGAGCTCCTCGTCGACGGGGTCAACGGGGCCAGTGGCGAAGGGGATGTACAGGTCACACCGGTGGAGCGGGTGGGTGGCGCTGTCGGCGAGATGCCGGGAGAGGTGCACATCAGGCTCCAGGTCGGGGCGGACCAGGCCCTGTTCCGGGCCGGGGTCGCACCGCTCGTGGCGTTCCTCGACCGGACGGACAGGCTCGTCCCGCTGGGCCAGGAGGAGACCGGCGCGGACTTCGAGTCCGACCTCGACGAGGCTCTCGACCGGATCCTCGCCGAGGAGCAGAGCGCGGGCTGA
- a CDS encoding IclR family transcriptional regulator, with product MATVDTAPAAAPQTLIGSVQRAMRLLEAVASHDDGAPAKQLAREAGLALPTAYHLLRTLTHEGYLRRENGVFVFGDAAERLSSSGAQQNRRSMITDALRHWRDTIGVPVYFAVYRDGEIELVAVADTPANPAVEEWADFRETGHAHAIGQCLLSQLDEEARKDHLERYPAQSITPYSVRDDRALLRKLSRVGRMEPVVERQEYALGTACAAFPLTIGSTAATLAISLPSHQAEKLLPTARQLQHEIGRLVGTLAFSISI from the coding sequence TTGGCCACGGTCGATACCGCACCCGCCGCTGCCCCGCAGACACTCATCGGCTCCGTACAGCGGGCCATGCGACTGCTCGAGGCGGTCGCCTCCCATGACGACGGGGCGCCGGCCAAGCAACTCGCGCGGGAAGCCGGCCTCGCCCTTCCCACCGCGTACCACCTGCTGCGCACGCTGACCCACGAGGGATATCTCCGCCGGGAGAACGGCGTCTTTGTTTTCGGTGACGCCGCCGAGCGTTTGAGCAGCAGCGGAGCGCAGCAGAATCGTCGCAGCATGATCACCGATGCGCTGCGGCACTGGCGCGACACCATCGGCGTCCCGGTCTATTTCGCGGTCTACCGGGACGGCGAGATCGAGCTCGTCGCCGTCGCCGACACCCCGGCCAATCCGGCCGTCGAGGAGTGGGCCGACTTCCGGGAGACCGGCCATGCCCACGCCATCGGCCAGTGTCTGCTCTCTCAGCTCGACGAGGAGGCCCGCAAGGACCACCTCGAGCGCTACCCCGCGCAGTCCATCACTCCGTATTCGGTCCGTGACGACCGCGCGCTGCTACGGAAGCTGAGCCGGGTGGGTCGCATGGAACCGGTCGTCGAGCGTCAGGAGTATGCGCTGGGCACGGCCTGTGCCGCGTTCCCGCTGACGATCGGGTCGACCGCGGCAACTTTGGCCATTTCTCTCCCTTCCCACCAGGCGGAGAAACTGCTGCCCACAGCCCGCCAGTTGCAGCACGAGATCGGCAGGCTGGTAGGAACACTCGCCTTCTCTATCAGCATTTGA